In Prunus dulcis chromosome 1, ALMONDv2, whole genome shotgun sequence, the following are encoded in one genomic region:
- the LOC117637196 gene encoding 4-hydroxybenzoate polyprenyltransferase, mitochondrial-like isoform X1 gives MASLWLVSRASRRFLKPSNSFSRTLFAVSSTYQLTTNSKNPNPNPYPNATLLGPFTQGHRWTPSCVEFDLRLLAHISSSSSSTGAKNDGNRASNDAKVEVEASWIDLYLPRQARPYAKLARLDRPIGTWLLAWPCMWSITLAASPGHLPDFKMMTLFGCGALLLRGAGCTINDLLDRDIDTMVERTKLRPVASGLLTPFKGLCFLGFQLLLGLGILLQLNNYSCILGASSLLLVFSYPLMKRLTFWPQAYLGLTFNWGALLGWAAVKGSIDPAIVLPLYLSGVCWTLVYDTIYAHQDKEDDLKVGVKSTALRFGDSTKEWITGFGIMCISSLALSGYNVEIGFVSSFIFIFYLFYFSNFFFYRYWNFNPNLFPSAAYSHQSFNHGAGWPYYAFLAAASGQLAWQIWTADLSSRVDCNRKFVSNKWFGAIIFSGILFGKLSS, from the exons ATGGCGTCGCTTTGGCTGGTCTCTCGCGCTTCGCGTAGGTTTCTGAAACCTTCAAATTCTTTCTCCCGCACCCTATTTGCAGTTTCTTCTACTTACCAATTAACCACCAACTCGAAAAATCCTAATCCTAACCCTTATCCCAACGCAACCCTGTTGGGCCCATTCACTCAAGGTCACCGTTGGACTCCCAGTTGCGTCGAATTTGATCTCAGACTCCTAGCGCACATCTCCAGCTCGTCTTCATCTACAGGCGCCAAGAACGACGGAAATCGGGCCAGCAATGACGCCAAGGTTGAAGTTGAGGCTTCTTGGATCGACTTGTATTTGCCGAGACAAGCTCGCCCTTATGCGAAGCTCGCTCGCCTCGACAGGCCAATTGGCACCTGGTTGCTCGCTTGGCCTTGTATGTG GTCAATAACATTGGCAGCAAGCCCAGGACACCTTCCTGATTTCAAGATGATGACACTATTTGGATGTGGGGCTCTGCTCTTAAGGGGCGCTGGATGCACCATAAACGATCTCCTTGACCGGGATATTGATACCATG GTAGAACGTACAAAGTTGCGGCCAGTTGCAAGTGGTCTTTTGACACCTTTTAAGGGGCTTtgttttcttggatttcaattGCTTTTGGGTCTTGGAATTCTCCTTCAACTGAATAATTATAG CTGCATTTTGGGGGCTTCATCGTTGTTGCTAGTTTTCTCGTATCCTCTCATGAAGAGGTTGACATTCTGG CCTCAAGCCTATCTAGGTTTGACCTTTAATTGGGGAGCTTTATTAGGATGGGCTGCAGTTAAAGGAAGCATTGATCCAGCTATAGTGCTCCCATTGTACCTTTCTGGAGTTTGCTGGACACTTGTGTATGATACGATATACGCACATCAG GATAAGGAAGATGATCTGAAAGTAGGTGTTAAATCTACAGCATTGAGATTTGGTGATTCAACTAAGGAGTGGATTACTGGGTTTGGAATTATGTGCATCAGCAGTCTTGCCCTCAGTGGATATAAtgttgaaattggttttgtttcctcctttattttcatattctatttgttttatttttctaattttttcttttaccgTTATTGGAACTTCAATCCAAATCTTTTTCCTTCTGCCGCATACTCACACCAATCTTTCAACCATGGAGCAGGGTGGCCATACTATGCATTTTTGGCGGCTGCATCTGGACAATTAGCTTGGCAGATTTGGACTGCCGACCTTTCATCCCGTGTTGATTGCAACAGAAA ATTTGTGTCGAACAAGTGGTTTGGTGCTATTATTTTCAGTGGAATCCTATTTGGAAAACTTTCATCATAG
- the LOC117637251 gene encoding glutamine synthetase nodule isozyme-like, whose protein sequence is MSLLSDLINLNLSDSTEKIIAEYIWIGGSGLDLRSKARTLPGPVTDPAKLPKWNYDGSSTDQAPGDDSEVILYPQAIFKDPFRRGKNVLVICDAYTPAGVPIPTNKRFNAAKIFSHPDVVAEEPWYGIEQEYTLLQKDTKWPLGWPVGGFPGPQGPYYCGAGADKAFGRDIVDSHYKACLFAGINVSGINAEVMPGQWEFQVGPTVGIAAGDQLWAARYILERITEIAGVILSLDPKPIQGDWNGAGAHTNYSTKSMRNDGGIDVIKKAIEKLSLCHKEHIAAYGKGNERRLTGRHETADIHTFSWGVANRGASVRVGRDTEKAGKGYFEDRRPASNMDPYVVTSMIAETTILSKS, encoded by the exons atgtcTCTCCTCTCTGATCTCATCAATCTCAATCTCTCTGATTCCACTGAGAAGATCATCGCTGAATACATATG GATTGGTGGATCTGGTTTGGACTTGAGAAGCAAAGCAAGG ACTCTGCCCGGACCGGTGACGGACCCAGCAAAACTCCCCAAGTGGAACTACGACGGTTCAAGCACCGACCAAGCCCCAGGAGACGACAGTGAAGTCATCTTGTa TCCCCAGGCTATTTTCAAGGACCCATTCAGAAGAGGAAAGAACGTCCTG GTCATATGCGATGCGTACACACCGGCTGGGGTGCCAATCCCCACCAACAAGAGATTCAATGCTGCCAAGATATTCAGTCACCCCGACGTTGTCGCCGAGGAGCCTTG GTATGGCATTGAGCAGGAGTACACTCTTCTTCAGAAGGATACTAAATGGCCTCTTGGATGGCCAGTGGGTGGCTTCCCAGGTCCACAG GGACCCTACTATTGTGGTGCCGGGGCTGACAAGGCCTTCGGCCGTGATATTGTGGATTCACACTACAAGGCCTGCCTCTTTGCCGGTATCAACGTCAGTGGAATCAATGCTGAAGTTATGCCAGGCCAG TGGGAGTTTCAAGTTGGCCCTACAGTTGGTATTGCTGCTGGAGATCAACTATGGGCTGCTAGATACATCCTTGAG AGAATCACAGAAATTGCAGGAGTTATTCTTTCTTTGGACCCAAAACCAATCCAGGGTGACTGGAACGGTGCTGGCGCTCACACTAACTACAG TACCAAGTCAATGAGAAATGATGGTGGAATTGATGTGATCAAGAAGGCGATTGAGAAACTGAGTTTGTGCCACAAGGAGCACATTGCTGCATATGGAAAAGGCAACGAGAGGAGATTGACTGGTCGCCATGAGACTGCTGACATCCACACTTTCTCTTGG GGCGTGGCAAACAGGGGAGCCTCCGTCCGTGTTGGTCGTGATACTGAAAAAGCTGGGAAAG GATATTTTGAGGACCGAAGGCCGGCGTCCAACATGGATCCATACGTAGTGACTTCCATGATCGCTGAAACCACCATTCTCTCCAAGTCTTAG
- the LOC117615531 gene encoding probable metal-nicotianamine transporter YSL7 isoform X2 — MICPFMVNISLLVGSIISWGIMWPLIEQKKGIWYSANLSASSLHGIQGYRVFIAIAMMLGDGLFHVVYMLCLTTKSLATHKSEKKLDSSSSPSTNPDGLEAGSSEVVSANYDEERRMEYFLKDQIPNWVALVGYVALAAISIIAVPFIFPQLKWYHVLVAYLIAPVLAFCNAYGCGLSDWSLASNYGKFAIIIFSAWVGLDRGGVIAGLAACGVMMSIVSTASDLMQDFKTGYLTLSSPRSMFVSQVFGTAMGCVMSPLVFWFFYKAYPIGDPGGAYPAPYGLMYRGIALLGVEGVSSLPKNCVTLAVSFFAAAIAINIISELLQRYETKYRIYRFIPSPMCMAIPFYLGSYFAIDMCVGSLILFLWQRKNKQKADDFAPAVASGLICGDSLWGVPAAILAIVGVKAPICMKFLSASVNNKVDSLLNG; from the exons ATGATTTGCCCTTTCATGGTAAATATATCTTTGCTTGTTGGATCCATTATTTCATGGGGAATCATGTGGCCCTTGATTGAGCAAAAGAAAGGTATCTGGTACAGCGCTAATCTATCTGCCAGCAGTCTCCATGGCATCCAAGGATACAGG GTTTTTATTGCTATAGCCATGATGCTTGGTGATGGTTTATTCCATGTAGTCTACATGCTATGCCTGACCACGAAAAGTCTTGCAACACACAAATCAGAAAAGAAACTAGACTCATCTTCATCACCATCTACAAATCCTGATGGTCTTGAAGCAGGGTCTTCAGAAGTCGTGTCTGCAAACTATGATGAAGAACGACGAATGGAGTACTTCTTGAAAGACCAAATTCCCAACTGGGTTGCGTTGGTTGGTTATGTTGCCCTTGCAGCCATATCCATCATTGCAGTGCCCTTCATCTTCCCCCAACTGAAATGGTACCATGTGCTGGTTGCTTATCTGATTGCCCCAGTCTTGGCCTTCTGCAATGCCTATGGCTGTGGCCTCAGCGATTGGTCCCTTGCCTCCAACTATGGCAAATTCGCCATCATAATCTTCAGTGCTTGGGTTGGCCTTGACCGTGGCGGTGTTATTGCTGGGCTTGCTGCCTGTGGTGTGATGATGAGCATTGTCTCTACTGCTTCTGATCTCATGCAAGATTTTAAGACAGGATATCTCACACTCTCATCTCCTCGATCTATGTTCGTCAGCCAAGTGTTTGGGACAGCCATGGGTTGTGTCATGTCTCCTTTGGTGTTCTGGTTTTTCTACAAAGCTTACCCAATCGGAGATCCAGGCGGCGCATATCCTGCACCCTATGGCTTGATGTACCGTGGAATTGCGCTCCTTGGAGTTGAAGGTGTGAGTTCCCTTCCCAAAAACTGCGTCACCCTTGCGGTGTCGTTTTTTGCAGCAGCAATTGCCATAAACATAATCAGCGAGCTGTTACAGCGTTATGAAACCAAGTACAGAATCTATAGGTTTATTCCGAGCCCCATGTGCATGGCCATCCCATTCTATCTTGGTTCATACTTCGCCATAGACATGTGCGTGGGGAGCTTGATCCTGTTCCTTTGGCAGAGGAAGAACAAGCAAAAGGCCGACGACTTTGCACCAGCTGTCGCTTCTGGTCTCATCTGCGGTGACTCCTTATGGGGTGTTCCAGCTGCTATCCTCGCAATTGTGGGAGTCAAAGCTCCTATTTGCATGAAGTTCCTCTCTGCTTCTGTCAACAACAAAGTTGATTCTCTTTTGAATGggtga
- the LOC117637241 gene encoding 4-hydroxybenzoate geranyltransferase 2-like produces the protein MASFWLVSPSPTILKPSFSLSRTLSAGASSSSSSSSYNPVTITSSSSNAPNTNPYPNASLLLLGPFSQRRRRWSPSCVNFDLRRRAHVSRSSSSASTGAEKDDDEAAAKVAVEGSTWIDLYLPRQARPYAKLARLDKPIGTWLFAWPCMWSITLAATPGVHLPDIKMLALFAYGALFVRGAACTINDLLDRDIDAMVERTKSRPLASGVLTPFQGLCFLGFQLLLGLGLLLQLNNYSRVLGAAWLLLIFTYPLMKRLTYWPQAYLGLMMNWGGLLGWAAVKGTIDSAIMLPLYISGVFWTLVYDTIYAHQDKEDDVKVGVKSTALRFGDSTKKWITGFGIMCITSLALAGYNAEIGWAYYASLGVASGHLAWQIWTADLSSPLDCNRKFVSNKWFGAIVFIGILLGRLLP, from the exons ATGGCGTCGTTTTGGCTGGTGTCTCCTTCGCCAACGATTCTGAAACCCTCGTTTTCTCTCTCCCGTACCCTATCCGCAGGCgcatcctcttcttcttcttcttcttcttataacCCAGTAACCATCacaagcagcagcagcaatgcTCCTAACACAAACCCTTATCCCAACGCAAGCTTGTTGTTGCTGGGCCCATTCAGTCAAAGGCGCCGGCGTTGGAGTCCCAGTTGCGTTAACTTTGATCTCAGACGTCGAGCGCACGTGTCGAGGAGCTCGTCTTCTGCATCCACAGGCGCTGAGAAGGACGATGATGAGGCCGCTGCCAAGGTTGCAGTTGAGGGTTCTACTTGGATCGACTTGTATTTGCCGAGGCAAGCTCGCCCTTATGCTAAGCTCGCTCGGCTCGACAAGCCCATCGGCACATGGTTGTTTGCTTGGCCTTGCATGTG GTCAATAACATTGGCAGCAACTCCAGGAGTACACCTGCCTGACATTAAGATGTTGGCACTATTTGCATATGGGGCTCTCTTTGTCAGGGGCGCCGCATGCACCATAAACGATCTCCTTGACCGGGATATTGATGCCATG GTGGAACGCACAAAGTCGCGGCCACTTGCAAGTGGTGTTTTGACACCTTTTCAGGGGCTCtgttttcttggatttcaattGCTTTTGGGTCTTGGACTCCTCCTTCAACTGAATAATTACAG CCGTGTTTTGGGGGCTGCATGGCTGTTGCTAATTTTCACCTACCCTCTCATGAAGAGGTTGACATATTGG CCTCAAGCGTATCTAGGTTTGATGATGAACTGGGGGGGTTTATTAGGATGGGCTGCAGTTAAAGGAACCATTGATTCAGCTATAATGCTGCCCTTGTACATTTCTGGAGTATTCTGGACACTCGTCTATGATACCATATATGCACATCAG GATAAGGAAGATGATGTGAAAGTAGGAGTCAAGTCTACGGCATTGAGATTTGGCGATTCAACCAAGAAATGGATTACTGGGTTTGGAATTATGTGCATCACTAGTCTTGCCCTCGCTGGATATAATGCTGAGATTG GGTGGGCGTACTATGCAAGTTTGGGAGTTGCATCTGGACATTTAGCTTGGCAGATATGGACAGCTGACCTTTCATCCCCGCTTGATTGCAATAGAAA ATTTGTGTCGAACAAATGGTTTGGTGCTATTGTTTTCATTGGAATCCTACTTGGAAGACTTTTGccatga
- the LOC117637196 gene encoding 4-hydroxybenzoate polyprenyltransferase, mitochondrial-like isoform X2 codes for MASLWLVSRASRRFLKPSNSFSRTLFAVSSTYQLTTNSKNPNPNPYPNATLLGPFTQGHRWTPSCVEFDLRLLAHISSSSSSTGAKNDGNRASNDAKVEVEASWIDLYLPRQARPYAKLARLDRPIGTWLLAWPCMWSITLAASPGHLPDFKMMTLFGCGALLLRGAGCTINDLLDRDIDTMVERTKLRPVASGLLTPFKGLCFLGFQLLLGLGILLQLNNYSCILGASSLLLVFSYPLMKRLTFWPQAYLGLTFNWGALLGWAAVKGSIDPAIVLPLYLSGVCWTLVYDTIYAHQDKEDDLKVGVKSTALRFGDSTKEWITGFGIMCISSLALSGYNVEIGWPYYAFLAAASGQLAWQIWTADLSSRVDCNRKFVSNKWFGAIIFSGILFGKLSS; via the exons ATGGCGTCGCTTTGGCTGGTCTCTCGCGCTTCGCGTAGGTTTCTGAAACCTTCAAATTCTTTCTCCCGCACCCTATTTGCAGTTTCTTCTACTTACCAATTAACCACCAACTCGAAAAATCCTAATCCTAACCCTTATCCCAACGCAACCCTGTTGGGCCCATTCACTCAAGGTCACCGTTGGACTCCCAGTTGCGTCGAATTTGATCTCAGACTCCTAGCGCACATCTCCAGCTCGTCTTCATCTACAGGCGCCAAGAACGACGGAAATCGGGCCAGCAATGACGCCAAGGTTGAAGTTGAGGCTTCTTGGATCGACTTGTATTTGCCGAGACAAGCTCGCCCTTATGCGAAGCTCGCTCGCCTCGACAGGCCAATTGGCACCTGGTTGCTCGCTTGGCCTTGTATGTG GTCAATAACATTGGCAGCAAGCCCAGGACACCTTCCTGATTTCAAGATGATGACACTATTTGGATGTGGGGCTCTGCTCTTAAGGGGCGCTGGATGCACCATAAACGATCTCCTTGACCGGGATATTGATACCATG GTAGAACGTACAAAGTTGCGGCCAGTTGCAAGTGGTCTTTTGACACCTTTTAAGGGGCTTtgttttcttggatttcaattGCTTTTGGGTCTTGGAATTCTCCTTCAACTGAATAATTATAG CTGCATTTTGGGGGCTTCATCGTTGTTGCTAGTTTTCTCGTATCCTCTCATGAAGAGGTTGACATTCTGG CCTCAAGCCTATCTAGGTTTGACCTTTAATTGGGGAGCTTTATTAGGATGGGCTGCAGTTAAAGGAAGCATTGATCCAGCTATAGTGCTCCCATTGTACCTTTCTGGAGTTTGCTGGACACTTGTGTATGATACGATATACGCACATCAG GATAAGGAAGATGATCTGAAAGTAGGTGTTAAATCTACAGCATTGAGATTTGGTGATTCAACTAAGGAGTGGATTACTGGGTTTGGAATTATGTGCATCAGCAGTCTTGCCCTCAGTGGATATAAtgttgaaattg GGTGGCCATACTATGCATTTTTGGCGGCTGCATCTGGACAATTAGCTTGGCAGATTTGGACTGCCGACCTTTCATCCCGTGTTGATTGCAACAGAAA ATTTGTGTCGAACAAGTGGTTTGGTGCTATTATTTTCAGTGGAATCCTATTTGGAAAACTTTCATCATAG
- the LOC117637187 gene encoding cation/H(+) antiporter 3-like — translation MKNLSEVLWLNVTEDNMALVCVEIPPRVHSAGIWRYGGAVLTSGGDGSSTFPVLERQMGLAFFTTQILHHILRCFGIPAFVSQMLAGLILGPGVLGNIPSYAKFMLSIVSQNVIGTLTLFGYSMFLFLIGVKMDISIVLRTGRKALYTGVFASLIPLILSLLSLKFLTQPKLFQLTRKDMSNLVFSAITNSQSSFPVIACLLGELRLLTSELGRLGLSSAIVCDILSLFLRSFTRLASRSMNKGQTAGLIPTLQTAFFMLVYIFAVVYVARPAMNWIIQQTPKGKPVHKGYLFFIMLVALITGLFSYWLDQFFYFGPFIFGLAVPDGPPLGSSLIQRYDFMVSAVLLPLFVTSNVLLVNPKDMSFQSHVVKANATLLLVSTAAKLVGTFVPAVFCKMPLMDALVLALILSCKGVVELGNLATDGETLDNEVYCLMVFAILINACIVPLLVKHLYKPSRKYAGYQQRNVSCLRPNSELRILACIHRQDNISAVINLLDACCPTKDNPIGLYVLHLIQMFGQATPLFISHRMQRKTISNCAYSEDVLLSFFNFERDFCEAVTVHPFTAVCPSDSMHEDICTLALDRLASLLILPFHRHWTLDGSIKSQDPTIRSLNISVLERAPCSVGILVNRGPLRQQGKSSSSSQALQYKVALIFLGGEDDREALALTQRMAADPSISLTVYYLTASTDSDVPDWGRMLDMESLRNYKEAYVSDDRYAFYTEEVTENGPQTVAILRNIVNQYELLVVGRRKNMETSQTSGLDEWSEFPELGIVGDMIASDDFRCRCSILVVQKQQYTTS, via the exons ATGAAGAATCTTTCAGAAGTATTGTGGTTAAACGTAACAGAGGATAATATGGCCCTTGTTTGCGTGGAAATCCCTCCCAGAGTTCATTCAGCCGGTATTTGGAGATATGGTGGTGCGGTGCTAACTTCTGGTGGCGACGGAAGTTCTACATTTCCAGTCCTCGAAAGGCAAATGGGTTTGGCTTTCTTCACCACCCAAATCCTACATCACATTCTCAGGTGTTTTGGAATTCCTGCCTTTGTCTCTCAAATGCTG GCAGGTTTGATCCTTGGTCCAGGGGTTCTGGGGAACATCCCTTCTTACGCCAAATTCATGTTGAGCATTGTGAGTCAGAACGTAATTGGCACACTGACGCTGTTTGGGTACTCgatgtttttgtttctgatAGGAGTGAAAATGGACATAAGCATCGTGCTTAGAACAGGGAGGAAGGCCTTGTACACTGGCGTTTTCGCTTCCCTTATCCCTTTAATTCTCAGCCTTCTCTCCCTTAAATTCCTCACCCAACCAAAACTTTTCCAGCTCACCAGAAAAGATATGTCCAACCTTGTCTTTTCAGCCATCACCAACTCCCAGTCTTCATTTCCGGTCATCGCCTGCCTCCTCGGCGAACTCAGACTCCTCACTTCTGAACTTGGCCGCTTAGGACTCTCCTCCGCCATTGTCTGCGACATCTTGAGCTTGTTTCTCCGATCTTTCACCCGTCTCGCTTCCCGTTCCATGAACAAAGGCCAAACCGCTGGCCTCATTCCTACTCTTCAAACCGCCTTCTTCATGCTCGTCTATATCTTTGCTGTTGTTTATGTGGCCCGCCCTGCCATGAATTGGATCATCCAGCAGACACCCAAAGGAAAGCCTGTTCACAAAGGCTACCTCTTCTTCATCATGCTCGTCGCCCTAATCACCGGCCTCTTTTCCTACTGGTTGGATCAATTTTTCTACTTTGGCCCTTTCATCTTTGGCTTGGCTGTCCCCGATGGTCCCCCGCTCGGCTCCAGTCTCATTCAGAGGTACGATTTCATGGTCTCCGCTGTTCTTCTCCCGCTCTTTGTAACCTCCAATGTGCTGCTGGTGAATCCCAAAGACATGAGTTTTCAAAGCCATGTTGTCAAGGCAAATGCCACCCTCCTCCTTGTGAGTACCGCCGCCAAATTGGTAGGCACTTTCGTGCCTGCGGTCTTCTGTAAGATGCCTCTCATGGATGCTCTCGTGCTCGCTCTCATCTTGAGCTGCAAAGGTGTTGTTGAGTTGGGCAACTTGGCCACTGATGGTGAGACTTTGGACAACGAGGTTTATTGTCTCATGGTATTTGCTATCCTAATCAACGCATGCATTGTGCCATTGCTTGTGAAGCACTTGTACAAACCATCCAGGAAGTATGCAGGCTATCAGCAAAGAAACGTCTCCTGTCTCAGACCCAACTCTGAGCTCCGCATACTTGCCTGCATTCACAGACAAGACAACATTTCCGCAGTCATCAATTTGTTGGACGCTTGCTGTCCAACCAAAGACAACCCCATTGGCCTCTATGTCCTTCACCTCATCCAGATGTTCGGCCAAGCCACCCCTCTTTTCATTTCCCACAGAATGCAGAGGAAGACCATCTCCAATTGCGCCTACTCCGAGGACgtgcttctttccttctttaatTTCGAGCGCGACTTCTGTGAAGCTGTCACAGTCCACCCTTTCACAGCCGTGTGTCCATCCGATTCGATGCACGAGGACATATGCACCCTTGCGCTCGATCGGCTCGCATCTCTCTTGATCCTCCCTTTCCATCGGCATTGGACTCTGGATGGCTCCATCAAATCACAAGATCCGACCATAAGGTCCTTGAACATCAGCGTCCTCGAAAGAGCACCGTGCTCTGTTGGAATTCTTGTGAACCGTGGCCCTCTGAGACAGCAAGGCAAATCCTCCTCATCCTCACAAGCACTGCAATACAAAGTTGCCTTGATCTTCTTGGGAGGCGAAGATGATAGGGAGGCATTGGCCTTAACTCAACGGATGGCAGCTGATCCGAGCATCAGCCTAACCGTCTACTATCTCACAGCCTCGACAGACAGTGACGTCCCCGACTGGGGCAGGATGCTTGACATGGAGAGCTTGAGGAATTACAAGGAGGCCTATGTTAGCGATGACAGGTATGCATTCTACACAGAGGAAGTGACAGAGAACGGACCCCAAACCGTGGCGATACTTCGGAATATTGTGAACCAatatgagcttttggttgttgGGAGAAGAAAGAACATGGAAACCTCTCAAACTTCAGGACTTGATGAATGGAGTGAATTCCCGGAGCTTGGTATTGTCGGGGACATGATTGCCTCTGATGATTTCAGGTGCAGATGCTCTATCTTGGTGGTGCAAAAACAACAATATACGACTTCGTAA
- the LOC117615531 gene encoding probable metal-nicotianamine transporter YSL7 isoform X1: protein MERSVSKRSNTQSDDFEVKQTAKKKVIVEEAFKTTPVPPWTKQITVRAMVTSFLLSIVFNFIVCKLNLTTGVIPSLNVAAGLMGFAVVKGYTAMIEKCGLLKQPFTRQENTVIQTCVVASSGIAFSSGTASYILGMSPKIAAQGDEGNTPINIKHLDLGWMIGFLFAVSFVGLFSIMALRKMMIIKYKLTYPSGTATAYLINSFHTPKGAKLAKKQVSVLFKSFCFSFVFAFFQWFFATADGCGFSSFPTFGLKAFAHKFYFDFSSTYVGVGMICPFMVNISLLVGSIISWGIMWPLIEQKKGIWYSANLSASSLHGIQGYRVFIAIAMMLGDGLFHVVYMLCLTTKSLATHKSEKKLDSSSSPSTNPDGLEAGSSEVVSANYDEERRMEYFLKDQIPNWVALVGYVALAAISIIAVPFIFPQLKWYHVLVAYLIAPVLAFCNAYGCGLSDWSLASNYGKFAIIIFSAWVGLDRGGVIAGLAACGVMMSIVSTASDLMQDFKTGYLTLSSPRSMFVSQVFGTAMGCVMSPLVFWFFYKAYPIGDPGGAYPAPYGLMYRGIALLGVEGVSSLPKNCVTLAVSFFAAAIAINIISELLQRYETKYRIYRFIPSPMCMAIPFYLGSYFAIDMCVGSLILFLWQRKNKQKADDFAPAVASGLICGDSLWGVPAAILAIVGVKAPICMKFLSASVNNKVDSLLNG, encoded by the exons ATGGAGAGAAGCGTCAGCAAACGCAGCAATACTCAAAGTGACGACTTCGAAGTAAAACAAACGGCTAAGAAGAAGGTGATTGTGGAAGAGGCATTCAAGACGACGCCGGTGCCTCCATGGACGAAGCAGATAACTGTGAGGGCAATGGTCACCAGCTTTCTCTTGAGCATTGTCTTCAACTTCATCGTCTGCAAGTTGAACCTCACCACTGGTGTCATCCCCTCCCTCAACGTCGCCGCCGGCTTGATGGGTTTCGCCGTCGTCAAAGGCTACACCGCCATGATTGAAAAATGTGGCCTCCTGAAGCAGCCCTTCACTCGCCAAGAAAATACCGTCATCCAAACTTGCGTCGTCGCCTCTTCCGGGATCGCCTTTAGCA GCGGTACTGCAAGTTACATACTGGGGATGAGTCCAAAAATTGCTGCTCAAGGAGATGAAGGCAACACCCCAATCAACATCAAGCATCTTGATTTGGGATGGATGATTGGATTTCTCTTTGCTGTCAGCTTCGTCGGCTTGTTTTCCATTATGGCCCTGCGAAAG ATGATGATCATAAAGTACAAGTTAACGTACCCAAGTGGAACTGCAACTGCATACCTCATCAACAGCTTTCACACACCCAAAGGAGCCAAGCTAGCCAA GAAACAAGTTTCTGTTCTCTTCAAAAGCTTCTGCTTTAGCTTTGTATTTGCCTTTTTCCAGTGGTTTTTCGCTACTGCCGATGGCTGTGGATTTTCCAGCTTCCCAACATTTGGTCTCAAAGCCTTTGCACACAA GTTTTACTTTGATTTCTCATCGACATATGTTGGTGTTGGAATGATTTGCCCTTTCATGGTAAATATATCTTTGCTTGTTGGATCCATTATTTCATGGGGAATCATGTGGCCCTTGATTGAGCAAAAGAAAGGTATCTGGTACAGCGCTAATCTATCTGCCAGCAGTCTCCATGGCATCCAAGGATACAGG GTTTTTATTGCTATAGCCATGATGCTTGGTGATGGTTTATTCCATGTAGTCTACATGCTATGCCTGACCACGAAAAGTCTTGCAACACACAAATCAGAAAAGAAACTAGACTCATCTTCATCACCATCTACAAATCCTGATGGTCTTGAAGCAGGGTCTTCAGAAGTCGTGTCTGCAAACTATGATGAAGAACGACGAATGGAGTACTTCTTGAAAGACCAAATTCCCAACTGGGTTGCGTTGGTTGGTTATGTTGCCCTTGCAGCCATATCCATCATTGCAGTGCCCTTCATCTTCCCCCAACTGAAATGGTACCATGTGCTGGTTGCTTATCTGATTGCCCCAGTCTTGGCCTTCTGCAATGCCTATGGCTGTGGCCTCAGCGATTGGTCCCTTGCCTCCAACTATGGCAAATTCGCCATCATAATCTTCAGTGCTTGGGTTGGCCTTGACCGTGGCGGTGTTATTGCTGGGCTTGCTGCCTGTGGTGTGATGATGAGCATTGTCTCTACTGCTTCTGATCTCATGCAAGATTTTAAGACAGGATATCTCACACTCTCATCTCCTCGATCTATGTTCGTCAGCCAAGTGTTTGGGACAGCCATGGGTTGTGTCATGTCTCCTTTGGTGTTCTGGTTTTTCTACAAAGCTTACCCAATCGGAGATCCAGGCGGCGCATATCCTGCACCCTATGGCTTGATGTACCGTGGAATTGCGCTCCTTGGAGTTGAAGGTGTGAGTTCCCTTCCCAAAAACTGCGTCACCCTTGCGGTGTCGTTTTTTGCAGCAGCAATTGCCATAAACATAATCAGCGAGCTGTTACAGCGTTATGAAACCAAGTACAGAATCTATAGGTTTATTCCGAGCCCCATGTGCATGGCCATCCCATTCTATCTTGGTTCATACTTCGCCATAGACATGTGCGTGGGGAGCTTGATCCTGTTCCTTTGGCAGAGGAAGAACAAGCAAAAGGCCGACGACTTTGCACCAGCTGTCGCTTCTGGTCTCATCTGCGGTGACTCCTTATGGGGTGTTCCAGCTGCTATCCTCGCAATTGTGGGAGTCAAAGCTCCTATTTGCATGAAGTTCCTCTCTGCTTCTGTCAACAACAAAGTTGATTCTCTTTTGAATGggtga